A portion of the Chromobacterium sp. IIBBL 290-4 genome contains these proteins:
- a CDS encoding EAL domain-containing protein, producing the protein MKRFKPAKQLPNGFSMPLLAACQQFLQQEGVQAKLQWNEQEVFVSFDGWWLTSSFISQARLREGRCQLVQYAARLRIFGQFGQTLPANWLFAMNYGETKAVALLKLIRVLHLINHLGRNGRHLPLRIDVDPRICHAYSDRIVDFTARLLETLEFPASQLPLLLFLDDRTSELGLSLLRRYRQLGHKLGLGDFGETAQDLQRLWRLDTDGVALAPRFTRRAVMYPQVRGQLLELMPQLVAQGFSLAVEEVACSNTLELAQHLGADCLSGPLLSERLKRQKAERELDLSSLSG; encoded by the coding sequence ATGAAACGATTCAAACCCGCCAAGCAATTGCCTAATGGTTTTTCCATGCCGCTGCTGGCCGCCTGTCAGCAGTTTCTGCAGCAAGAGGGCGTGCAGGCCAAGCTGCAATGGAACGAGCAGGAGGTGTTCGTCAGCTTCGACGGTTGGTGGCTGACCAGCAGTTTTATCTCCCAGGCGCGCCTGCGCGAGGGGCGCTGTCAATTGGTGCAATACGCGGCGCGATTGCGGATTTTCGGCCAGTTCGGGCAGACGCTGCCGGCTAATTGGCTGTTCGCGATGAACTACGGCGAAACCAAGGCGGTGGCCTTGCTCAAGCTGATCCGCGTCTTGCACCTGATCAATCATCTGGGCCGCAATGGCCGTCACCTGCCGCTGCGCATCGATGTCGATCCGCGCATCTGCCATGCCTATAGCGACCGCATCGTCGATTTCACCGCCCGCTTGCTGGAGACGCTGGAGTTCCCCGCCAGCCAACTGCCATTGCTGCTGTTCCTGGATGACCGGACCAGCGAGTTGGGCCTGTCCTTGCTCAGGCGCTATCGCCAGCTTGGGCACAAATTGGGCTTGGGAGATTTCGGCGAGACCGCGCAGGATTTGCAGCGCTTGTGGCGGCTGGATACCGACGGCGTGGCCCTGGCTCCGCGCTTTACTCGGCGCGCCGTCATGTATCCGCAGGTGCGCGGCCAGTTGCTGGAGCTGATGCCGCAATTGGTGGCGCAAGGCTTCTCTTTGGCTGTGGAGGAGGTGGCTTGCAGCAATACGCTGGAGCTGGCCCAGCACTTGGGGGCGGATTGTTTGTCCGGCCCCTTGTTGTCCGAGCGCTTGAAGCGGCAAAAGGCGGAGCGGGAGCTGGATTTGTCCAGTCTGAGCGGTTAG
- a CDS encoding GNAT family N-acetyltransferase, which yields MSEPYLTGAPVFRLLDMADAAAYQAIRIAAATHDPVAIHASAEEIAALSLEAVQEQILPSDGQRVFGVFDDGQLVAVAALRRNSLAKISHRATVQGVFTRPECRGRGLARRLLLVLLEQAAQMPGLASLELAVHAENAPAKALYQSLGFRRSGLIPSAVFHDGRYLDEELMQRPVAEASREVAPAVLSNEYVLLEAAPDVETYRRLRAEAGLSPKSWQAAARGLVGTVFAVQILHAGQAVGMGRLIGDGGSFYQVVDIAVSPAHQGRGLGKRVMAAITDYIQREAPPSAYISLIADGDAQHLYRQFGFELTAPRSVGMAMFKR from the coding sequence ATGTCTGAGCCGTATCTGACGGGGGCGCCGGTTTTCCGTCTACTGGACATGGCGGACGCGGCGGCTTATCAGGCTATCCGCATCGCCGCCGCCACGCATGACCCGGTGGCCATCCACGCCAGCGCCGAGGAAATCGCCGCATTGAGCCTGGAGGCCGTTCAGGAACAGATCTTGCCAAGCGATGGTCAGCGGGTATTTGGCGTGTTTGACGATGGCCAACTGGTCGCGGTGGCGGCCTTGCGCCGAAACAGCCTCGCCAAAATCAGCCATCGCGCGACGGTGCAGGGCGTGTTCACTCGGCCGGAGTGCAGGGGCCGCGGCCTGGCGCGCCGCTTATTGCTGGTTTTATTGGAGCAGGCAGCGCAGATGCCGGGCTTGGCATCGTTGGAATTGGCGGTGCATGCCGAAAACGCGCCGGCCAAGGCTTTGTATCAGTCCTTGGGTTTCCGGCGAAGCGGCTTGATACCCTCCGCGGTGTTTCATGATGGCCGTTATCTGGATGAAGAGCTGATGCAACGGCCGGTGGCTGAAGCCAGCCGGGAGGTCGCGCCTGCCGTGCTCTCCAATGAATACGTTTTGCTTGAAGCCGCGCCGGATGTGGAAACCTATCGCCGCCTGCGCGCGGAGGCCGGCCTGTCGCCGAAGAGCTGGCAGGCGGCCGCGCGCGGTTTGGTGGGCACGGTATTCGCCGTACAGATTCTGCATGCCGGTCAAGCGGTCGGCATGGGTCGGCTGATAGGCGATGGCGGCAGTTTCTATCAGGTGGTCGATATCGCCGTGTCGCCCGCGCACCAAGGGCGTGGGCTGGGCAAGCGCGTCATGGCGGCGATCACCGATTACATTCAGCGCGAAGCGCCGCCCAGCGCTTATATCAGCTTGATCGCGGATGGCGACGCGCAGCATTTGTACCGACAGTTCGGCTTTGAGCTCACCGCGCCGCGTTCGGTAGGCATGGCGATGTTCAAGCGTTGA
- a CDS encoding GGDEF domain-containing protein, which produces MKPRRFLDSIIVRLLLLATLIVATGSFTRYYLLSQFLREDLSKVFEEQQLALANYVAHDIDDKIIQRQAMLNQLAARLPVELLEKPDQLQLWLQEHFRYQSMFSVGLFVIGTNGKTIADYPPMTRRRQLSYTDRDFYIMSMRGQPWVGKAVLSRNVKAPVLPMSAPILDEKKRVRAVLVGGTALAAPGFLDLLMQSHIGAHRDSFLLISPRDQQFVAASQADKVLQPTPEPGQNALHDKAMAGFRGAGITVNADGVEEISAIASVPSAGWFVVARIPTREAFATVERTRRFTLRNTILALILFSLIACGGLYLILRPLFRAADHAEKMTRGELPLEPLPIRRFDEVGHMIEAFNRLLRKLNDKQAELAKMAHHDALTGLPNRLLLSDRLRMALAQAQRKQTRVALLFMDLDGFKKINDELGHKAGDKALWMVGQRLSAIVRQTDTLARIGGDEFVLLLSDLDEAAEEITRTVAEKCIEAFETPFVVANTPCRLGISIGIALGGGRSTPDHLLQAADQAMYRVKKTGRSGSETILL; this is translated from the coding sequence ATGAAACCACGCCGCTTTTTGGACAGCATCATTGTTCGCCTGCTGCTGCTGGCAACGCTGATCGTCGCGACAGGCTCTTTCACGCGCTACTACTTGTTAAGCCAATTCCTGCGCGAGGACTTGAGCAAGGTGTTTGAAGAGCAGCAACTGGCGCTGGCAAACTATGTCGCGCACGACATAGATGACAAAATCATACAACGTCAGGCCATGCTGAACCAACTCGCTGCCAGATTGCCGGTCGAATTGCTTGAGAAGCCGGACCAATTGCAGCTCTGGCTGCAAGAGCATTTTCGCTACCAGTCCATGTTTTCCGTCGGCCTGTTCGTCATCGGCACAAATGGCAAGACGATTGCCGATTACCCGCCCATGACGCGCCGGCGGCAACTCAGCTATACCGACCGCGACTTTTACATCATGTCCATGCGAGGCCAGCCCTGGGTAGGCAAGGCGGTTTTGAGCCGCAATGTCAAAGCGCCGGTCCTGCCGATGAGCGCACCTATCCTGGATGAAAAAAAACGGGTGCGGGCGGTCTTGGTCGGCGGCACTGCCTTGGCGGCGCCCGGCTTTCTGGACTTGCTGATGCAATCGCATATCGGCGCCCACCGCGACAGCTTTCTGCTGATCTCGCCGCGCGATCAGCAGTTCGTCGCCGCTTCGCAAGCCGACAAGGTATTGCAACCCACGCCCGAGCCGGGCCAAAACGCCCTGCACGACAAAGCCATGGCGGGATTCCGCGGCGCCGGCATCACCGTCAATGCGGATGGCGTGGAGGAAATATCCGCCATCGCCTCGGTTCCCAGCGCCGGCTGGTTCGTTGTGGCCCGCATCCCCACTCGCGAGGCGTTCGCCACCGTGGAAAGAACCCGCCGATTCACCTTGCGCAACACGATTCTCGCTTTGATTCTGTTCTCGCTGATCGCTTGCGGCGGCCTTTATCTGATTCTGCGGCCCTTGTTCCGGGCTGCCGACCATGCCGAAAAAATGACGCGCGGAGAACTGCCGCTGGAGCCGCTTCCCATACGACGCTTCGACGAAGTCGGCCACATGATCGAAGCCTTCAACCGCCTGCTGCGAAAGCTGAACGACAAGCAGGCCGAGTTGGCGAAGATGGCGCACCATGACGCCCTGACTGGACTCCCCAACCGCCTGCTGCTGTCCGACCGGCTGCGGATGGCGCTGGCGCAAGCGCAGCGCAAGCAAACCCGCGTGGCGCTGCTATTCATGGATCTGGACGGTTTCAAGAAGATCAACGATGAACTGGGCCACAAGGCTGGAGACAAGGCCTTATGGATGGTGGGGCAAAGACTTTCCGCCATTGTCCGGCAAACCGATACGCTGGCGCGCATAGGCGGCGATGAATTCGTGCTGTTATTGAGCGACCTGGACGAAGCGGCAGAAGAGATCACCCGCACCGTCGCGGAAAAATGCATTGAAGCATTCGAGACGCCATTTGTCGTCGCCAACACGCCCTGCCGGCTGGGCATTTCCATCGGCATCGCGCTGGGTGGCGGCCGCAGCACGCCAGACCACTTGCTGCAGGCCGCGGATCAAGCGATGTATCGCGTCAAGAAAACCGGCCGGAGCGGCAGCGAAACCATTTTGCTGTGA